From the genome of Bradyrhizobium sp. SZCCHNS1050, one region includes:
- a CDS encoding peptidylprolyl isomerase yields the protein MAVTENTLILETTQGPVTIEMRPDLAPGHVARIKELVREGFYDGIVFHRVIDGFMAQTGCPQGTGTGGSGKKLKAEFNAEPHVRGTASMARAANPDSGDSQFFICFDDARFLDKQYTVWGKVTEGMENVDKIKRGEPVQNPDKIVKAYMAADAA from the coding sequence ATGGCTGTGACCGAAAATACCTTGATCCTCGAGACCACTCAGGGCCCCGTCACGATCGAGATGCGTCCCGATCTCGCGCCCGGCCATGTCGCGCGCATCAAGGAGCTCGTCCGCGAGGGCTTCTACGACGGCATCGTCTTCCACCGCGTCATCGACGGCTTCATGGCGCAGACCGGCTGCCCGCAGGGCACTGGCACCGGCGGCTCCGGCAAGAAGCTGAAGGCCGAGTTCAACGCCGAGCCGCATGTTCGTGGCACCGCCTCGATGGCGCGTGCGGCCAATCCTGATTCTGGCGACAGCCAGTTCTTCATCTGCTTCGACGACGCCCGCTTCCTGGACAAGCAGTACACGGTCTGGGGCAAGGTCACCGAGGGCATGGAGAACGTCGACAAGATCAAGCGCGGCGAGCCGGTGCAGAACCCGGACAAGATCGTGAAGGCCTACATGGCCGCCGACGCGGCTTAG
- a CDS encoding aspartate-semialdehyde dehydrogenase produces MSHDPTIAIVGVTGAVGAEFIATLDRRNVRVGQLKALASARSAGQTLTFRGQTIVIEELTERSFEGVDIALFSAGSGISKKFAPIAVRSGAVVVDNSSAFRMDPNVPLVIPEINARRIRDHKGIIANPNCAAITALVPLWPIHQKNRIKRVIISTYQAASGAGAAAMDELVQSTRASLNGQVYAPKVMPHPFAFNLFSHNTAIDPETGYNDEETKVINETRKIFEDEGIAIGVTCVRVPVLRAHCESITFECEKPISEDDVRRILATAPGVRVVDDRAKNYFPMPVDASGQDDVLVGRIRKDLSDPSGHSIAMFVAADQLLKGAALNAVQIAELLPERAMA; encoded by the coding sequence GTGTCCCACGATCCCACCATTGCCATCGTCGGCGTGACCGGCGCCGTCGGCGCCGAATTCATCGCCACCCTGGACCGCCGCAACGTCCGCGTCGGCCAGCTCAAGGCGCTGGCGAGCGCCCGCTCGGCCGGCCAGACCCTGACCTTCCGCGGCCAGACCATCGTGATCGAGGAGCTGACCGAACGCTCCTTCGAGGGCGTCGACATCGCGCTGTTCTCGGCCGGCAGCGGCATTTCCAAGAAGTTCGCGCCCATCGCCGTGCGCTCTGGCGCCGTCGTGGTCGACAATTCCTCGGCCTTCCGCATGGATCCGAACGTGCCGCTGGTGATCCCGGAGATCAACGCCCGCCGAATCCGCGACCACAAGGGCATCATCGCCAATCCAAACTGCGCGGCCATCACGGCGCTGGTGCCGCTGTGGCCGATCCATCAGAAGAATCGCATCAAGCGCGTGATCATCTCGACCTATCAGGCCGCCAGCGGCGCCGGTGCGGCGGCGATGGACGAGCTGGTGCAGTCGACTCGCGCGAGCCTCAACGGCCAGGTCTATGCGCCCAAGGTGATGCCGCATCCGTTCGCCTTCAACCTGTTCAGCCACAACACCGCCATCGATCCCGAGACCGGCTACAACGACGAGGAAACCAAGGTCATCAACGAGACCCGCAAGATCTTTGAGGACGAAGGCATCGCCATCGGCGTCACCTGCGTCCGCGTGCCGGTGCTGCGCGCCCATTGTGAATCCATCACCTTCGAATGCGAGAAGCCGATCTCGGAGGACGACGTCCGCCGCATCCTGGCGACCGCGCCCGGCGTGCGCGTGGTCGACGACCGCGCCAAGAACTACTTCCCGATGCCCGTCGACGCCTCCGGTCAGGACGACGTGCTGGTCGGTCGCATCCGCAAGGATCTGTCCGATCCGTCAGGCCACTCGATCGCGATGTTCGTTGCCGCCGATCAGTTGCTCAAGGGCGCTGCGCTCAATGCGGTGCAGATCGCCGAGCTCCTGCCCGAGCGGGCGATGGCGTAG
- the queA gene encoding tRNA preQ1(34) S-adenosylmethionine ribosyltransferase-isomerase QueA, giving the protein MRTDLFDFHLPPENIALRPASPRESARMLVVQGDGVLRDRTVADLPDWLEPGDQLVVNDTKVIAAQLSGRRISRETEAKIEATLIKRLDGSRWQALVRPAKKLAPGDTIRFGNEGKVCLLGHLDATVEAKGEEGELTLSFVFHGPALDQAIADLGRPPLPPYIAGKRPADEQDATDYQTMFAAKEGAVAAPTAGLHFTPTLEQRLRERGVGLQRVTLHVGAGTFLPVKVDDTEGHRMHAEWGSLTPDTAAALNEARAKGGRIVAVGTTSLRLVESAAQPDGTIAPFEAETSIFITPGYRFRAVDILMTNFHLPRSTLFMLVSAFAGLETMHAAYAHAIRSGYRFYSYGDACLLFRQPDERIVEP; this is encoded by the coding sequence ATGCGCACCGACCTGTTCGATTTCCATCTTCCCCCCGAAAACATCGCGCTTCGCCCGGCGAGCCCGCGCGAGTCCGCGCGCATGCTGGTGGTGCAGGGCGACGGTGTCCTGCGCGACCGCACGGTCGCCGACCTGCCGGACTGGCTGGAGCCCGGTGATCAGCTCGTCGTCAACGACACCAAGGTGATCGCGGCGCAGCTGTCCGGTCGGCGCATCAGCCGCGAGACCGAGGCGAAGATCGAGGCGACCCTGATCAAGCGGCTCGACGGCTCGCGCTGGCAGGCTCTGGTGCGGCCCGCCAAGAAGCTCGCGCCAGGCGATACGATCCGGTTCGGCAACGAGGGCAAGGTCTGCCTGCTCGGGCATCTCGACGCCACCGTCGAGGCCAAGGGCGAGGAGGGCGAGCTGACGCTGTCGTTTGTGTTCCATGGGCCCGCGCTCGACCAAGCGATCGCCGATCTCGGCCGGCCGCCGCTGCCGCCCTACATCGCCGGCAAGCGGCCCGCAGACGAGCAGGACGCGACAGATTATCAGACCATGTTCGCGGCCAAAGAGGGCGCGGTGGCTGCGCCGACGGCTGGGCTGCATTTCACGCCGACGCTTGAGCAGCGGCTGCGCGAGCGTGGCGTCGGGCTGCAGCGTGTCACCCTGCATGTCGGCGCCGGCACGTTCCTGCCCGTGAAGGTCGATGACACCGAAGGCCACCGCATGCATGCGGAGTGGGGCAGTCTCACGCCGGACACGGCGGCCGCATTGAACGAGGCGCGCGCCAAGGGCGGCCGCATCGTCGCGGTCGGCACGACGTCGCTGCGGCTCGTGGAGAGCGCGGCGCAGCCCGACGGCACGATCGCGCCGTTCGAGGCGGAGACGTCGATCTTCATTACGCCCGGCTATCGCTTCCGCGCGGTCGATATCCTGATGACCAACTTCCATCTGCCGCGCTCGACGCTGTTCATGCTGGTCTCAGCCTTCGCCGGCTTGGAGACGATGCACGCGGCCTATGCGCATGCGATCCGCAGCGGCTATCGCTTCTATTCGTATGGCGATGCGTGCCTGTTGTTTCGTCAGCCAGACGAGCGCATCGTCGAGCCGTAG